The following coding sequences are from one Humulus lupulus chromosome X, drHumLupu1.1, whole genome shotgun sequence window:
- the LOC133803344 gene encoding pleiotropic drug resistance protein 1-like — translation MENGDTYRVSSSRLGSSSIWRNSALEVFSRSSREEDDEEALKWAAIEKLPTYLRVRRGILTEAEGQAREIDIKHLGILERRNILERLVKIAEKDNEKFLMKFKNRIDRVGLDIPTIEVRFEHLNVEAEAYAGGRALPTMLNFSINILEGFLNFLHIIPSRKKALPILHDVSGIVKPRRMTLLLGPPISGKTTLLLALAGKLDEDLKFSGRVAYNGHGLEEFVPERTSAYISQHDLHIGEMTVRETLAFSARCQGVGPRYEMLAELSRREKEANIMPDPDLDIYMKAAALEGQEYNVVTDYILKILGLEVCADTMVGDEMVRGISGGQKKRLTTGEMLVGPAKVLFMDEISTGLDSSSTFQIVNSLRQSIHILNGTAVISLLQPAPETYDLFDDIILLSDGYIVYQGPRENVLEFFECMGFKCPERKGVADFLQEVTSKKDQEQYWASKDDPYNFVSSKEFAEAFQSFHIGRKVGDELATPFDKSKGHPAALTTQKYGVSMKELFKACSAREWLLMKRNSFVYIFKMTQLTIMALIAMTLFFRTEMHHDTQTDAGIYLGALFFIIIIIMFNGFSELALTIMKLPVFFKQRDLLFYPAWAYSLPTWILKIPITFMEVAIWVVLTYYVIGFDPNIERFFRQFLLLLCINQMASGLFRFMGSLGRNIIVANTFGSFALLAVLVMGGFILTRDDVRPWWIWGYWISPMMYGQNAIAVNEFLGKSWSHIPPNSTEPIGITLLKSRGIFPEARWYWIGVGATIGYILLFNFLFTLALKYLNPFGKPQAVLSKEAFEEKKDASRIGESIDQLSSRGRNSHERERRNESRRSISTRTLSCRVGSINEVNPSRKHGMVLPFEPLSITFDDIRYAVDMPQEMKAQGLLEDRLELLKGVSGAFRPGVLTALMGVSGAGKTTLMDVLAGRKTGGYIEGTVKISGYPKKQETFARIAGYCEQTDIHSPHVTVYESLVYSAWLRLPPEVDSRTRKMFLEEVMELVELTPVREALVGLPGVNGLSTEQRKRLTIAVELVANPSIIFMDEPTSGLDARAAAIVMRTVRNTVDTGRTVVCTIHQPSIDIFDAFDELFLLKRGGEEIFVGPLGRHSSHLIKYLEDIGRVPKIKDGYNPATWMLEVTSEAQEEALGVNFTEIYKNSELHRRNKALINELSNPPPGSEDIQFPTQYSQSFFMQCMACLWKQRLSYWRNPPYTAVRLLFTTFIALMFGTIFWGLGTKRRRQQDVMNAMGSMYAAVLFIGVQNASSVQPVVAIERTVFYRERAAGMYSSMPYAFGQVMIELPYIFVQTIIYGVIVYAMIGFDWTVSKFFWYIFFMYFTFLYFTFYGMMTVAVTPNHNIAAIISSAFYAIWNLFSGFIIPRTRMPIWWRWYFWACPVSWTLYGLVASQFGDVKETFDSGQTVEDFVRSYFGFESEFLGVVAVVIVGISVLFGFTFGFSIKTFNFQKR, via the exons ATGGAAAATGGTGATACGTATAGAGTAAGTAGCTCCCGACTTGGTAGTTCGAGCATCTGGAGGAACAGTGCTTTGGAAGTATTTTCCAGGTCTTCTCGGGAAGAAGACGATGAAGAAGCCCTCAAATGGGCCGCCATTGAAAAGCTTCCCACGTATTTACGAGTACGGAGAGGCATTTTAACCGAAGCTGAAGGCCAAGCCAGAGAGATTGATATAAAGCATCTTGGAATACTTGAAAGAAGAAATATATTGGAGAGGCTAGTCAAAATTGCAGAGAAAGATAATGAAAAGTTCTTGATGAAATTCAAGAACAGAATCGATCG AGTTGGACTTGATATTCCAACCATTGAAGTAAGGTTTGAGCATTTAAATGTTGAAGCAGAAGCTTATGCTGGAGGCAGGGCACTACCTACAATGCTTAACTTTTCTATAAATATATTAGAG GGGTTCTTGAATTTTCTTCACATTATTCCAAGTAGGAAGAAAGCACTACCAATTCTTCATGATGTTAGTGGAATTGTTAAACCAAGAAG AATGACATTGCTTTTAGGCCCTCCAATCTCCGGAAAGACCACCCTACTATTGGCTTTAGCTGGAAAACTTGATGAAGATCTAAAA TTTTCCGGGAGAGTGGCATACAATGGACATGGATTGGAAGAGTTTGTACCAGAAAGGACATCAGCTTACATCAGTCAACATGATCTGCATATAGGAGAAATGACAGTGAGAGAAACACTGGCTTTCTCAGCAAGATGTCAAGGGGTTGGACCGCGCTACG AAATGTTAGCAGAATTGTCCAGGAGAGAGAAGGAAGCCAATATTATGCCAGATCCTGATCTTGACATATATATGAAG GCAGCAGCATTAGAAGGACAGGAATACAATGTGGTTACCGATTACATATTAAAG ATTTTGGGACTTGAAGTTTGTGCTGACACTATGGTTGGGGATGAAATGGTAAGAGGTATATCTGGTGGACAGAAAAAGCGGTTGACAACAG GAGAGATGTTGGTGGGACCAGCAAAAGTCCTTTTCATGGATGAGATATCAACCGGTTTGGACAGTTCATCAACATTTCAGATAGTGAATTCACTGAGACAATCCATTCATATTCTCAATGGAACTGCTGTTATCTCTCTCCTTCAGCCAGCACCAGAAACTTATGACCTGTTTGATGATATAATTCTCCTCTCAGATGGATATATTGTGTATCAAGGTCCTCGTGAAAATGTCCTTGAGTTCTTCGAATGTATGGGGTTCAAGTGCCCAGAGAGGAAAGGAGTGGCAGACTTTTTgcaagaa GTGACATCAAAGAAAGATCAAGAGCAGTACTGGGCTAGCAAAGATGATCCTTACAATTTTGTATCCTCCAAAGAATTCGCTGAGGCATTTCAATCATTTCACATTGGTCGAAAGGTTGGTGATGAGCTCGCAACTCCATTTGACAAGTCCAAAGGCCACCCTGCAGCTTTGACAACTCAGAAGTATGGTGTTAGCATGAAGGAGCTGTTCAAAGCTTGTAGTGCTAGAGAATGGTTACTTATGAAGAGGAACTCGTTTGTCTACATTTTCAAAATGACTCAA CTTACTATAATGGCGCTTATAGCAATGACGTTATTCTTTCGAACTGAGATGCATCACGATACACAAACAGATGCTGGGATCTATCTGGGAGCTTtgttcttcataatcatcataatcATGTTTAATGGATTCTCAGAGTTGGCATTGACTATCATGAAGCTTCCTGTCTTTTTCAAGCAAAGGGACCTTCTTTTCTATCCTGCTTGGGCATATTCTCTACCAACATGGATCCTTAAAATCCCTATCACCTTCATGGAAGTTGCCATTTGGGTGGTCTTGACTTACTATGTTATAGGTTTTGATCCCAACATTGAAAG GTTTTTCAGACAGTTCCTTCTACTTCTGTGCATTAACCAGATGGCATCTGGGCTTTTTCGATTCATGGGGTCATTAGGAAGGAACATAATTGTTGCAAATACTTTTGGCTCTTTTGCTTTACTGGCTGTTCTTGTTATGGGTGGCTTTATCTTAACAAGGG ATGATGTTCGCCCATGGTGGATTTGGGGTTACTGGATCTCACCAATGATGTATGGACAGAATGCTATTGCGGTCAATGAGTTCCTTGGAAAAAGTTGGTCACAT attccACCTAACTCGACAGAGCCGATAGGAATAACACTTTTGAAGTCTCGAGGAATCTTCCCTGAGGCACGTTGGTACTGGATTGGAGTAGGAGCCACAATTGGATATATTTTACTTTTCAATTTTCTCTTCACTCTGGCTTTAAAATATCTCAACC CATTTGGTAAGCCTCAGGCAGTGCTATCTAAAGAAGCCTTCGAAGAGAAGAAGGATGCTAGCAGAATTGGAGAGTCCATTGATCAATTATCATCCAGAGGGAGGAACTCGCATG AAAGAGAGAGGAGGAACGAAAGTCGAAGGAGTATATCAACAAGGACATTGTCTTGTAGAGTGGGCAGCATCAATGAAGTCAATCCGAGCAGGAAGCACGGAATGGTTCTTCCTTTTGAGCCTCTTTCAATCACCTTTGATGATATCAGATACGCTGTTGACATGCCTCAG GAAATGAAAGCTCAGGGCTTACTGGAGGATAGGCTAGAACTTCTCAAGGGTGTGAGTGGTGCTTTTAGGCCAGGAGTCCTAACAGCTCTGATGGGAGTCAGTGGTGCTGGAAAGACTACTCTAATGGATGTCTTAGCTGGAAGGAAGACTGGTGGATACATTGAGGGAACTGTCAAAATATCTGGATACCCCAAAAAGCAAGAAACATTTGCTCGAATTGCAGGGTACTGTGAGCAAACTGATATCCACTCTCCTCATGTCACAGTCTATGAGTCATTAGTTTACTCTGCGTGGCTTAGGTTACCCCCAGAAGTAGATTCTAGAACAAGAAAG ATGTTCCTTGAGGAAGTCATGGAGCTTGTGGAGTTGACTCCAGTAAGGGAAGCACTTGTTGGACTGCCAGGCGTGAATGGTCTCTCAACCGAGCAGCGCAAGAGACTGACAATTGCAGTTGAGCTCGTTGCAAACCCGTCTATCATATTTATGGATGAGCCAACCTCTGGCTTGGATGCAAGAGCTGCAGCCATTGTGATGAGAACTGTGAGAAATACTGTTGACACAGGAAGAACTGTGGTCTGCACCATTCACCAGCCAAGCATAGATATATTTGATGCTTTTGATGAG TTGTTTCTTCTGAAGCGAGGAGGTGAAGAGATTTTTGTGGGTCCTTTAGGCCGCCATTCTTCACATTTGATCAAGTACCTTGAG GACATTGGGAGAGTCCCTAAAATCAAAGATGGCTACAATCCCGCCACTTGGATGTTGGAGGTTACCTCAGAAGCACAAGAAGAAGCTCTAGGTGTTAACTTTACTGAAATATATAAGAACTCAGAACTACATAG AAGAAATAAGGCCTTGATCAATGAACTAAGTAATCCTCCCCCAGGCTCAGAGGATATTCAATTCCCTACCCAATACTCTCAATCTTTCTTCATGCAATGCATGGCTTGTCTATGGAAACAACGCTTGTCATATTGGAGAAACCCGCCATACACTGCAGTTAGACTATTGTTCACTACTTTCATAGCTTTGATGTTTGGGACTATATTCTGGGGTCTTGGCACCAAAAG GCGAAGGCAACAAGATGTTATGAACGCAATGGGGTCTATGTATGCAGCTGTTCTCTTCATTGGTGTACAAAATGCTTCATCAGTACAGCCAGTTGTGGCCATTGAAAGAACAGTCTTTTATAGAGAAAGAGCCGCTGGAATGTACTCATCTATGCCTTATGCCTTTGGACAG GTAATGATTGAGCTGCCATACATATTTGTTCAGACCATTATATATGGAGTAATAGTATATGCAATGATAGGATTTGATTGGACAGTAAGCAAGTTTTTTTGGTACATCTTCTTCATGTACTTCACTTTTCTCTACTTCACTTTCTATGGGATGATGACCGTTGCTGTGACACCTAACCATAACATTGCTGCCATCATTTCCTCTGCTTTCTACGCAATATGGAACCTTTTCTCTGGATTCATCATTCCCAGAACG AGAATGCCAATTTGGTGGAGATGGTACTTCTGGGCTTGTCCAGTGTCATGGACTTTGTACGGATTGGTTGCATCGCAGTTTGGAGACGTAAAAGAAACGTTTGACTCGGGTCAAACTGTGGAGGATTTTGTGAGGAGTTATTTTGGGTTCGAAAGTGAATTTCTGGGTGTTGTGGCCGTTGTCATTGTTGGGATTTCTGTGCTATTTGGTTTCACATTTGGGTTTTCGATAAAGACTTTTAACTTCCAAAAGAGATGA